In Candidatus Thiodictyon syntrophicum, a genomic segment contains:
- the tnpC gene encoding IS66 family transposase, with protein MHLSDHDLRQFDDAYLQTLTSAQARVLLGKALADLKAARERLGQNPSNSSRPPSTRLPWEGTGGQDTPAGQPDVPAGSQDGAAAADTPGDAEPAGPAAPRPRRQGSHRTVTGQPPGRRPGSPGHSRTQHLPVDAEQPHRPTCCAGCGQALTDAHVARAHNARYEIELIQPGAGATGLLLRQTKHIYFECCCDCGHWTQAQPGRAAGEVEWTVALTEWHLAGPLLVSFICALSQRMRLSRARVREFLSDWLGLELSSATINQCLHEAGRAVAPVVEAELYAAVRNVELRYADETSWKEHGRLRWLWVFTCATATLFVVGKRSVEVVRQVLGETFNGWLMSDGFWAYRDLDQRLRCLAHLIRKAQALEDGLEPAAQRFGSEILTVIATVMAAVYDARGAPPPVGVLRARHARMLNALLDECLRQVDAPHEKMRALARELFNDWDTFWVVLDHPELPLTNNEAERALRHWVIARRIGMGTRTAQGTRAFAHLASVIETCRKRAVSPWPYLAEVVRQRRQGLQAPPLPLPAI; from the coding sequence CGCGGGTGCTGTTGGGCAAGGCGCTGGCGGACCTGAAGGCGGCGCGCGAGCGGCTGGGGCAGAACCCCTCCAACAGTTCGCGGCCACCGAGCACGCGGCTGCCGTGGGAGGGCACGGGCGGTCAGGACACGCCCGCTGGCCAGCCCGACGTCCCCGCGGGGTCGCAGGACGGGGCCGCTGCGGCAGACACCCCCGGCGACGCTGAGCCGGCGGGGCCGGCGGCGCCCCGGCCGCGCCGTCAGGGCTCGCACCGGACGGTCACCGGCCAGCCCCCCGGTCGGCGCCCGGGCAGCCCGGGGCACAGCCGCACCCAGCACCTGCCGGTGGACGCCGAGCAGCCTCACCGGCCAACCTGCTGTGCGGGGTGCGGCCAGGCGTTGACGGATGCTCATGTGGCGCGGGCACACAACGCCCGCTACGAAATCGAGCTGATCCAGCCCGGTGCCGGCGCGACCGGACTGCTCCTGCGCCAGACCAAGCACATCTATTTTGAATGCTGCTGCGATTGCGGCCACTGGACGCAGGCGCAGCCGGGGCGCGCGGCGGGCGAGGTCGAGTGGACGGTGGCCCTGACCGAGTGGCATTTGGCCGGACCGTTGCTAGTGTCCTTCATCTGCGCCTTGAGCCAGCGCATGCGGTTGTCGCGGGCGCGGGTCCGTGAGTTTCTGTCCGATTGGCTGGGTCTGGAGTTGTCGAGCGCGACCATCAACCAGTGCCTTCACGAAGCCGGACGGGCGGTGGCCCCGGTGGTCGAGGCGGAACTCTACGCGGCGGTGCGCAATGTCGAACTGCGCTATGCCGATGAAACCAGTTGGAAGGAGCATGGTCGGCTGCGGTGGCTGTGGGTGTTCACCTGTGCCACCGCCACGCTGTTCGTCGTTGGCAAGCGCTCGGTGGAGGTCGTGCGCCAGGTGCTCGGCGAGACCTTCAACGGCTGGTTGATGAGCGACGGCTTCTGGGCCTATCGCGACCTGGACCAACGGCTGCGCTGCCTGGCCCACCTGATCCGCAAGGCCCAGGCGCTGGAAGATGGCTTGGAACCGGCGGCCCAGCGCTTTGGCAGCGAGATCCTGACGGTCATCGCGACGGTGATGGCCGCCGTTTACGACGCCCGCGGCGCCCCGCCCCCCGTCGGGGTGTTGCGCGCACGGCATGCGCGGATGCTCAACGCCCTGCTCGACGAGTGCCTGCGTCAGGTCGATGCGCCGCATGAGAAGATGCGCGCGCTGGCGCGCGAGTTGTTCAACGACTGGGACACCTTCTGGGTGGTACTCGACCATCCGGAGTTGCCGTTGACCAACAACGAAGCCGAGCGCGCCCTGCGCCACTGGGTCATCGCCCGCCGCATCGGCATGGGGACCCGCACCGCGCAGGGCACCCGCGCCTTCGCCCACCTGGCCAGCGTCATCGAGACCTGTCGCAAACGCGCCGTCTCGCCCTGGCCGTATCTGGCCGAGGTAGTCCGCCAGCGCCGCCAAGGGCTTCAGGCCCCGCCGTTGCCCTTACCTGCCATCTGA
- a CDS encoding PQQ-dependent catabolism-associated CXXCW motif protein, producing MPCPPSTRCPSDPRPRRRIIALAGLLALMANPRAEEPAPLFNPEGYRIDAFVAPLPQGVPGAATVGTAEVQAMIAAGDAVLIDVLPAPPMPVGLGDNDRWLPPPHRNIPGSTWLPNVGYGSISDDLTEYLQRNLQRLTGGDHTRRLIVYCRADCWMSWNAAKRLAALGYTAVYWYPQGTTGWEEAGLPLETRKPPRRQ from the coding sequence ATGCCATGCCCACCCTCTACCCGCTGTCCGTCTGACCCCAGGCCCCGGCGCCGCATCATTGCCCTGGCCGGTCTCCTCGCCCTCATGGCAAACCCCCGTGCCGAGGAGCCAGCCCCCCTGTTCAACCCCGAAGGCTATCGGATCGACGCCTTCGTCGCGCCGTTACCGCAGGGCGTTCCCGGAGCGGCCACGGTCGGGACCGCAGAGGTCCAGGCGATGATCGCCGCCGGCGACGCCGTCCTGATCGATGTCCTGCCCGCACCCCCCATGCCCGTCGGCCTGGGAGACAACGACCGCTGGCTGCCGCCGCCCCACCGCAACATCCCGGGCTCCACCTGGCTCCCCAATGTCGGCTATGGCAGCATCTCCGACGACCTGACCGAGTACCTGCAGCGAAACCTCCAGCGCCTGACCGGCGGGGACCACACCCGGCGGCTGATCGTCTATTGTCGCGCCGACTGCTGGATGTCCTGGAACGCCGCCAAACGGCTCGCCGCCTTGGGCTACACCGCGGTCTACTGGTACCCCCAGGGCACCACCGGGTGGGA